Genomic window (Dyadobacter fanqingshengii):
AAGCAGCAGGTGCGCTAATGGAGCGGTTAGTTTCATGCTTTCTAATCTGTTTTTTGTTATCCCCCCACTTTGGTAAATGAGAGTGACCCTAGTTTCCAACCTTCTTTTTGCTGCACATACACTTCCGTCACTTCAAATTCATTGGTGACCTCCCGGCCGCCAACGACAGCTAAAAGTGTGATCCTGTTTAAAAGGATAGCCGTTGATCCAATGATGTTTACAGATACCTTATGGATATCTGCCTTTTTGTAATGAATGCCTCCCGACTTGATGATATTGACTTCTTGTTGTTTGCCCCAGGATCCTCCCATGTGAACAAAAACGGCCTTTTCGTCAAAAAGCGCAGCCAGCGAGTCTGCATTTTTGTCTGCCATCCATTGCCATTTCGTTTTAGAAAGTGCAATGATCTTCTGCTCGGCGCTATTTTCAGCTTGCGCGAATGCTCCCTGAGATCCTAGCATCAAGCCTGCTGAAAGCATCAGGCAGGTAAGGATTCTGGTGATTGTTTTATTTACGTTCAATTTCATTGTATCCCCGGTTTTAATGTTTGATAACATGCGTATCGCGCACGCTGCTGAATGTGAGCGCCAGCATTTTCCAATCATTGGCCTGTTTTGTATAAACCTCTGTAACAGTGAACTCTGTATTTGCTTCATTGCCCCTTACCATCGCTGAGAGTGTAATCCGGCTCCAAATAATTGCCGTGTTACCCACAATCTCGACAGCAACATCTTTGACGTCTGCTTTTTTATACCAGATGCTTCCGGTCTTGATGATTTCCAGCTCTTCGTCTTTTTTCCAGGTGCCACTCATATGGACAAATTTTGCTTTGTCATCAAAGAGTTTGGCCAGCTCGTCCACGTTCTTATCAGCCATCCATTGCCACTTCTTTTTTGAGAGGTCAATGATTTGCTGCTCCGGCCCGGCAGCACTTTGTGCCCGTGACGATTTTGTATCAACTATTACGAGGCATAGCGCTAGTAAAGTAGATGCCAGAACAG
Coding sequences:
- a CDS encoding nuclear transport factor 2 family protein; this translates as MQSHSFFKSVLASTLLALCLVIVDTKSSRAQSAAGPEQQIIDLSKKKWQWMADKNVDELAKLFDDKAKFVHMSGTWKKDEELEIIKTGSIWYKKADVKDVAVEIVGNTAIIWSRITLSAMVRGNEANTEFTVTEVYTKQANDWKMLALTFSSVRDTHVIKH
- a CDS encoding nuclear transport factor 2 family protein, coding for MKLNVNKTITRILTCLMLSAGLMLGSQGAFAQAENSAEQKIIALSKTKWQWMADKNADSLAALFDEKAVFVHMGGSWGKQQEVNIIKSGGIHYKKADIHKVSVNIIGSTAILLNRITLLAVVGGREVTNEFEVTEVYVQQKEGWKLGSLSFTKVGG